A portion of the Magnolia sinica isolate HGM2019 chromosome 17, MsV1, whole genome shotgun sequence genome contains these proteins:
- the LOC131230599 gene encoding uncharacterized protein LOC131230599 → METLKDFKLEVSYYPGKANVVADALSHKKIVKFTAPLMIREWNMVKFMRDFEQRLTMEEPFENVAHLHVQSLIDNQINEAQKEGELLLRMKERSGDGEETECRIGLDGGLRYRGHLCVPNLHNLRREVLHAAHSSELAMHPGSTNMYRDMKRSY, encoded by the coding sequence ATGGAAACATTAAAAGACTTTAAGCTTGAAGTCTCCTACTATCCTGGCAAAGCCAATGTTGTAGCCgatgcgttgagccacaagaaaatCGTAAAATTTACAGCCCCACTGATGAtaagagagtggaatatggtgaaGTTCATGCGAGATTTCGAACAGAGACTGACAATGGAAGAGCCATTCGAGAACGTTGCGCACCTCCATGTACAGTCattaatcgataatcaaatcAATGAGGCTCAGAAAGAAGGTGAGCTCTTATTGAGGATGAAAGAACGATCAGGTGACGGTGAAGAAACAGAATGCAGGATCGGCTTGGATGGAGGCTTGCGatatcgtggccacctatgcgtcccgaaccttcaCAATCTGAGGAGAGAAGTTCTACACGCTGCTCACAGTTCCGAGTTAGCGATGCACCCGGGTAGTACGAATATGTATCGGGACATGAAACGttcatactag